The DNA region TTTCTAAACTTGGTCAGAATGGTGATTAAAACTCCGATACCACTGCTATTCATATACCTTACCTGAGAAAGATCAATGCTGCACAAAATAATCGATTCGTTTATTTTATCATTAACCAAATCTACTAATTCCATTCCATTCGTTTCTCCGATGAGATCTCCCTGAAGCTGAATTGACAGGATATTTTGCTTTACTTCTGAAGTGT from Sporocytophaga myxococcoides includes:
- a CDS encoding STAS domain-containing protein; the encoded protein is MKYTSEVKQNILSIQLQGDLIGETNGMELVDLVNDKINESIILCSIDLSQVRYMNSSGIGVLITILTKFRNKGGEVVLVSPSEQIKKLLIITKLNAIFLIVNSQEEAIQKLIQK